From the genome of Desulfuribacillus stibiiarsenatis, one region includes:
- the fba gene encoding class II fructose-1,6-bisphosphate aldolase, which yields MPLVSMKEMLEKAKQEKYAVGQFNINNLEYTQAILLAAQEEKSPVILGVSEGAAKYIGGFKLIVLMVQELMNEYKITVPVAIHLDHGSSFEKCVQAMYAGFTSVMIDGSHYPLAENIALTKRVVDVAHSLGISVEAELGRIAGQEDDLVVTELEKAYAIPAECEQLIRATGVDCFAPALGSVHGPYKGKPQLGFDRMQEIKDLTNVPLVLHGGSGIPLEDIQNAISLGTAKINVNTENQIVSTKRVREVLEQKPDVYDTRKFMGPARDAIKETVIGKMREFGSSNKA from the coding sequence ATGCCATTAGTTTCAATGAAAGAGATGTTGGAAAAAGCAAAACAAGAGAAATATGCTGTAGGCCAATTTAACATTAACAACCTAGAATACACACAAGCAATCTTGTTAGCAGCACAAGAAGAGAAATCGCCAGTAATACTAGGTGTTTCAGAAGGAGCAGCGAAGTATATTGGTGGATTTAAACTAATTGTCTTAATGGTACAAGAATTGATGAATGAGTATAAAATTACCGTACCAGTAGCAATTCATTTAGATCATGGATCTAGTTTTGAGAAATGTGTGCAAGCAATGTATGCAGGTTTTACTTCTGTTATGATCGATGGTTCTCATTATCCATTAGCAGAAAATATAGCTCTAACGAAACGCGTAGTTGATGTAGCTCACTCATTAGGTATCTCTGTGGAAGCAGAGCTAGGAAGGATTGCAGGTCAGGAAGATGATCTTGTAGTTACAGAACTTGAAAAGGCATACGCAATACCAGCGGAGTGTGAGCAGCTTATACGTGCAACAGGAGTAGATTGCTTCGCACCTGCCTTAGGTTCTGTGCATGGTCCGTATAAAGGAAAACCGCAATTAGGCTTTGACCGTATGCAAGAGATAAAAGACTTAACAAATGTTCCATTAGTCTTACATGGTGGGTCAGGAATTCCATTAGAAGATATTCAGAATGCAATATCACTTGGAACTGCAAAAATTAATGTGAACACAGAGAATCAAATTGTTTCAACGAAACGCGTTCGTGAAGTGCTAGAGCAAAAACCTGATGTTTATGATACTAGAAAGTTCATGGGACCAGCTAGGGATGCAATTAAGGAAACTGTCATTGGAAAGATGAGAGAATTTGGATCTTCCAATAAAGCATAA
- the hydA gene encoding dihydropyrimidinase, whose amino-acid sequence MMGRYSLLLKGGTVVTADETKVTDIGVYKGMVVALGDLDPADAKEVIDVTGKYVMPGAIDVHTHLDMPSGNYTTSDNFFTGTKAAAFGGTTTIIDFAIQEHGKSLKEAVDVWTRKANNRAVIDYGFHIIIKDIHDGIIEEMRELAEMGFPSFKLFMTYDSLRVSDDVILKVFEVAKEVGAIVLLHAENHEIIKYLVEKHVQEGKVEPRYHALSKPDYTEVEAVVRASNLARAVDAPVYLVHVSSPESIKYINELRNTGTTIFAETCPQYLLLDDSMYDEQKHLGAKYIMSPPLRSKERLHEMWAAISNGSFQVLATDHCPFPLKKKIEQAKKDFSQVPNGMPGIQLRLMLAYTYGVLSGRLTMQDLVRICSTNPARIFGLYPNKGTIKISSDADLIVFDPTIKGKINMELIRENIDYTPYEGMGFQGLPTYVFSRGKTIIDNLKFVGKKGTGVLIKRKKFSLGE is encoded by the coding sequence ATGATGGGGAGATATTCGCTCTTATTAAAAGGGGGAACTGTAGTTACAGCTGATGAAACCAAAGTCACAGACATTGGTGTATATAAAGGAATGGTTGTAGCTTTGGGAGATCTTGATCCGGCAGATGCGAAGGAAGTAATTGATGTGACTGGGAAGTATGTTATGCCGGGAGCCATAGACGTGCATACTCATTTAGATATGCCGAGTGGAAACTATACTACGAGTGACAATTTTTTTACAGGGACTAAGGCTGCGGCCTTTGGTGGCACAACAACCATTATAGATTTCGCTATTCAGGAGCACGGCAAATCCCTAAAAGAAGCCGTAGATGTATGGACGCGTAAAGCCAATAATCGAGCTGTGATAGATTACGGATTTCATATCATTATTAAAGATATACACGATGGAATAATAGAAGAGATGAGAGAATTAGCGGAAATGGGTTTTCCGAGTTTTAAATTGTTTATGACATACGATAGTTTACGTGTAAGTGACGACGTTATCTTAAAGGTCTTTGAAGTTGCGAAGGAAGTTGGGGCGATTGTGCTCTTACATGCTGAAAACCATGAGATTATTAAGTATCTCGTGGAAAAGCATGTGCAAGAGGGGAAAGTGGAGCCGAGATACCATGCACTATCTAAGCCGGACTATACTGAAGTAGAGGCTGTAGTGAGAGCTAGTAATCTAGCGCGGGCAGTAGATGCACCAGTTTATTTGGTTCATGTTAGTAGTCCAGAGTCGATTAAGTATATCAATGAATTAAGAAATACTGGTACGACGATATTCGCTGAAACTTGCCCGCAATATCTATTATTAGATGATAGTATGTATGATGAACAAAAACATTTAGGTGCTAAATATATCATGAGTCCACCATTGCGTTCGAAAGAGCGTTTGCATGAAATGTGGGCGGCTATATCGAATGGTAGCTTCCAAGTGCTTGCTACTGATCATTGCCCGTTCCCGTTAAAGAAAAAAATTGAGCAAGCGAAAAAGGATTTCTCACAGGTTCCCAATGGAATGCCTGGAATTCAACTCCGTTTAATGCTTGCGTACACATATGGTGTATTATCTGGTAGGCTCACGATGCAGGATTTAGTGCGAATCTGTTCGACAAATCCAGCTAGAATCTTCGGTTTATACCCGAACAAAGGGACTATAAAAATTTCATCAGATGCAGATTTAATCGTATTTGACCCAACAATAAAAGGGAAGATTAATATGGAACTTATAAGAGAAAATATTGATTATACACCTTATGAAGGAATGGGTTTTCAGGGGTTACCTACGTATGTTTTTAGTAGAGGAAAAACTATTATTGATAATCTCAAATTTGTTGGAAAAAAGGGTACTGGAGTTTTGATAAAACGTAAGAAATTTAGTTTAGGCGAATAA
- a CDS encoding aspartate kinase, which translates to MKVAKFGGSSLADAKQFEKVLNIIKADSSRKFIVVSAPGKRSKEDIKITDLLIQCAKKQLETGESSKELQAVIDRYQGIAEELGVSNEIIEEIRLDLQSRLNASTSNQGLFTDSLKASGEDNCAKLMAAYIRSQGLNATYVCPKDAGLFLSNEHGNAQVLAESYENLSKLVNVDGIVVFPGFFGYTLNGDLVTFSRGGSDITGSILAAAVKADLYENFTDVDCVFSVNPSIVANPKAIYEVTYREMRELSYGGFSVLHAEALLPAYKEKIPVKIMNTNNPDCKGTIIVAERSIENGPVVGIASDAGFCSIFLSKYLMNREIGFGRKLLQILEEEGLSYEHTPSGIDDISVILRESEFTEEKEKVVTDRIHKELEVDDIVVKRNLALIMIVGEGMRKSIGVAAKATKAFELANANLDMINQGSSEVSMMFGVRADDVDRAVRALYQEFFEK; encoded by the coding sequence ATGAAAGTTGCAAAGTTCGGCGGGTCATCTTTAGCGGATGCCAAGCAATTCGAAAAAGTGTTAAATATTATAAAAGCAGACTCTTCACGCAAGTTTATTGTTGTATCAGCTCCAGGGAAACGTTCAAAGGAAGATATTAAAATAACAGATTTACTGATTCAATGTGCAAAAAAACAATTAGAAACAGGTGAAAGCTCTAAAGAGCTACAAGCTGTAATTGACAGATATCAAGGAATTGCAGAAGAACTAGGAGTCTCAAATGAGATTATAGAAGAGATCCGTTTGGATTTACAAAGTAGATTAAATGCCTCTACTAGTAATCAGGGCCTCTTTACTGATAGCTTAAAAGCTAGTGGTGAGGATAATTGTGCAAAGTTAATGGCTGCTTATATCCGCAGTCAAGGACTAAACGCTACTTATGTTTGCCCGAAGGATGCAGGGTTATTTTTAAGTAATGAACATGGGAATGCGCAGGTATTGGCAGAATCTTATGAGAATCTAAGTAAGCTTGTAAATGTAGACGGCATTGTCGTGTTCCCAGGTTTTTTTGGATACACATTGAATGGCGATTTAGTTACATTCTCAAGGGGCGGATCAGATATTACAGGTTCGATTTTAGCAGCTGCAGTGAAAGCGGATTTATACGAGAATTTCACAGATGTTGATTGTGTTTTCTCTGTGAACCCTAGTATTGTAGCAAATCCGAAGGCAATCTATGAAGTTACGTATCGTGAAATGAGAGAATTATCTTACGGTGGTTTCAGTGTGCTTCACGCAGAAGCTTTACTACCAGCTTATAAAGAGAAGATTCCAGTAAAAATCATGAACACTAATAATCCCGATTGTAAAGGAACAATCATAGTAGCGGAGCGTTCTATCGAAAATGGTCCAGTGGTAGGAATTGCTAGCGACGCAGGTTTCTGTAGTATTTTTCTAAGTAAATACTTAATGAATCGTGAGATTGGATTTGGTCGAAAACTATTACAAATCCTAGAAGAAGAAGGATTGTCTTATGAGCATACGCCATCTGGGATTGATGATATATCTGTAATCCTACGTGAATCAGAGTTTACAGAAGAGAAAGAAAAGGTAGTAACTGACCGCATTCATAAAGAATTAGAAGTCGATGACATTGTGGTAAAACGCAATTTAGCATTGATTATGATTGTCGGTGAAGGCATGCGTAAATCGATAGGTGTCGCCGCAAAAGCAACTAAGGCATTTGAGCTGGCGAATGCAAATTTAGATATGATTAACCAAGGATCATCTGAGGTAAGTATGATGTTTGGTGTGCGTGCAGATGATGTAGATCGAGCAGTACGAGCGCTCTATCAAGAGTTTTTTGAAAAATAA
- the glnA gene encoding type I glutamate--ammonia ligase, giving the protein MYDRQDIIEMLHEYNVKFIRLQFTDILGIPKNIAIPVSQFHRAVAGDIMLDGSSIRGLTGIEDSDMYLKPDLNTFTILPWRPKNGQVAKLICDIYTSNHEPFAGCPRINLKRIIKEAKALGYTMNAGAEAEFFLFLTDEKGKPTTITHDKAGYFDMSPIDLGEDARRAMVLALEQMGFEVEAAHHEVAEGQHEISFRYSNALDMADKIITSRIVIKAIAQSYGLHATFMPKPIRGIDGSGMHTHQSLFQGDENIFWEADAPMELSETALYYIGGLVKHAKAITAVTNPTVNSYKRLVPGYDAPVYIAWSTKNRNAFIRIPAKRGISTRLEMRSPDATCNPYLALSVMLKAGLDGIINKIEPPAPFNRKFELLNTVDAQLSTIDVLPTSLAEAIQFLEDDQLIQQALGTHIAEHFIKLKKEEWNQYRMIVHQWETDQYLGRY; this is encoded by the coding sequence ATGTATGACCGTCAAGATATTATTGAAATGCTCCATGAATATAACGTGAAATTCATACGATTACAGTTTACTGATATATTAGGTATTCCTAAGAATATCGCCATCCCGGTTTCGCAGTTCCATCGAGCTGTAGCGGGAGACATTATGTTAGATGGTTCATCAATTCGTGGCTTAACAGGTATCGAAGATTCAGATATGTATCTCAAGCCTGATCTCAATACATTTACAATCCTTCCTTGGAGACCGAAAAACGGTCAAGTCGCTAAACTGATTTGTGATATATATACATCCAATCATGAGCCGTTTGCCGGGTGTCCACGCATCAACCTCAAAAGGATTATCAAAGAAGCAAAAGCATTAGGATATACCATGAATGCAGGTGCTGAAGCAGAATTTTTCCTCTTTCTAACTGACGAAAAAGGAAAGCCTACTACGATTACCCACGATAAAGCAGGATATTTCGATATGTCTCCAATCGATTTGGGCGAGGATGCTCGAAGAGCGATGGTGTTGGCATTAGAACAAATGGGTTTCGAAGTAGAAGCGGCACATCATGAAGTGGCAGAAGGACAACATGAAATTAGTTTTAGGTACTCCAACGCGTTAGATATGGCAGATAAGATTATTACTTCAAGAATTGTAATTAAAGCAATTGCTCAGAGTTATGGGTTGCATGCAACATTTATGCCTAAACCAATTCGTGGTATCGATGGATCTGGAATGCATACGCACCAATCGCTGTTTCAAGGCGATGAGAACATTTTCTGGGAAGCGGATGCTCCGATGGAATTAAGTGAAACAGCTCTTTACTACATTGGCGGCTTAGTCAAGCATGCGAAAGCTATTACAGCAGTTACCAACCCAACAGTCAATTCGTACAAACGTCTAGTGCCTGGTTATGATGCACCTGTGTATATAGCTTGGTCTACTAAAAATCGAAATGCTTTTATCAGGATTCCTGCAAAGCGAGGAATTTCTACTCGATTAGAAATGCGCAGCCCTGACGCAACTTGTAATCCATATCTTGCTTTATCGGTTATGTTAAAGGCCGGGCTTGATGGGATAATTAATAAAATAGAACCCCCAGCTCCATTCAATAGAAAGTTCGAATTGCTTAATACTGTTGATGCGCAGCTTTCAACCATTGATGTATTACCAACAAGTTTAGCAGAAGCAATTCAGTTCCTAGAGGATGATCAACTGATACAGCAAGCATTAGGCACTCATATAGCAGAACATTTTATCAAGTTGAAAAAGGAAGAGTGGAATCAATATCGGATGATTGTCCATCAATGGGAAACAGATCAGTACCTAGGGCGATATTGA
- a CDS encoding ANTAR domain-containing response regulator, which produces MISTRVIIVSSDQNYRKNLKRLLMQTGYSIIGEADHQSATLRLIRSRLPEIVIVDGDCKDINIIELAEVLEEDPISALIVLTNHITGQYIDKAKNYWYFFYGVKQLPDSMLASNIDVAYASFRRSKKMEQEIDKLKKTLETRKLVDKAKGILMMKKDMSEDQAFRYIQKLSMDKSLPMKEVANAIIITESV; this is translated from the coding sequence TTGATTAGCACACGAGTTATCATTGTCTCAAGTGACCAAAATTACAGGAAAAACCTAAAACGCTTATTGATGCAAACTGGGTATAGTATTATCGGAGAAGCTGACCACCAATCAGCGACACTCCGTTTAATTAGAAGCAGGCTGCCAGAAATAGTGATTGTGGATGGAGACTGTAAAGATATTAACATAATAGAATTAGCAGAAGTGTTAGAAGAAGACCCAATCTCCGCACTGATTGTATTAACGAATCACATTACCGGCCAATATATAGATAAGGCTAAGAACTATTGGTATTTCTTTTATGGTGTAAAACAGCTTCCAGATTCGATGTTAGCTTCCAATATTGATGTTGCATATGCAAGCTTTAGAAGATCTAAAAAAATGGAACAAGAAATTGATAAACTCAAGAAGACTTTAGAAACACGAAAGCTTGTAGACAAAGCAAAGGGAATTTTAATGATGAAAAAGGATATGTCAGAAGATCAAGCCTTCCGTTATATCCAGAAACTCAGTATGGATAAATCACTTCCAATGAAGGAAGTGGCAAATGCAATCATCATTACTGAAAGTGTCTAA
- the nifH gene encoding nitrogenase iron protein, with product MRQVAIYGKGGIGKSTTTQNLTGALASVLKKKIMIVGCDPKADSTRLLLSGLCQKTVLDTLRDEGEDIDLDDIMKKGFGEIDCVESGGPEPGVGCAGRGIITSINMLESLGAYERDLDYVFYDVLGDVVCGGFAMPIREGKAQEIYIVASGELMALYAANNIAKGIQKYAESGGVRLGGIICNSRKVDKELELLTAFAEEIGSQLIHFVPRDNIVQHAEINKKTVIDFDASCGQAQEYVALATAIDNNKMFVIPKPMHTDRLEELMMEHGFMNL from the coding sequence ATGAGACAGGTAGCGATTTATGGAAAAGGCGGTATTGGAAAATCTACAACTACACAAAATTTAACAGGTGCTTTGGCATCGGTACTTAAGAAAAAAATAATGATCGTTGGTTGCGACCCAAAAGCGGATTCTACACGTTTATTATTAAGTGGTTTATGCCAAAAGACGGTATTAGATACGTTGCGTGATGAAGGTGAAGACATTGATTTAGATGATATCATGAAAAAGGGCTTTGGCGAGATTGATTGTGTTGAGTCAGGTGGACCAGAGCCAGGTGTTGGTTGTGCTGGTAGAGGTATCATCACTTCTATCAATATGTTGGAGTCATTAGGTGCATATGAAAGAGATTTAGATTATGTATTCTATGACGTTTTAGGCGACGTTGTATGTGGTGGATTCGCAATGCCGATTCGTGAAGGTAAAGCTCAAGAAATCTATATCGTTGCTTCTGGTGAGTTGATGGCACTTTATGCAGCTAACAACATTGCAAAAGGGATTCAGAAGTATGCGGAAAGCGGTGGCGTTCGTTTAGGTGGTATCATCTGCAATAGCCGTAAAGTAGATAAAGAGTTAGAGCTTCTTACAGCATTTGCAGAAGAAATTGGTTCACAATTAATCCACTTTGTACCTAGAGACAATATTGTTCAACATGCTGAGATCAATAAGAAGACAGTTATTGACTTTGATGCTAGCTGCGGTCAAGCACAGGAATATGTAGCTTTAGCAACAGCAATTGATAACAACAAAATGTTCGTTATTCCAAAGCCAATGCACACGGACAGACTGGAAGAGCTAATGATGGAACACGGATTCATGAACTTGTAA
- a CDS encoding P-II family nitrogen regulator, giving the protein MLMIKAVIRPEKSGEILAELSEAGFPAVTKIDVVGRGKQRGVKVGNVVYDEIPKEMLIMVVDDEHKDDVISIISRKGKTGQAGAFGDGKIFVSPVLEAYTISSGTKGL; this is encoded by the coding sequence ATGTTAATGATAAAAGCTGTCATCCGTCCTGAAAAAAGCGGAGAAATTTTAGCAGAGTTAAGCGAAGCAGGTTTTCCGGCTGTTACCAAAATTGATGTTGTTGGTAGAGGGAAACAGCGTGGGGTTAAAGTTGGGAATGTTGTATATGACGAGATTCCGAAAGAAATGTTAATTATGGTCGTGGACGACGAACATAAAGATGATGTAATTTCTATTATTTCTAGAAAAGGGAAGACAGGGCAAGCCGGTGCATTTGGAGATGGAAAAATCTTTGTATCTCCTGTCTTAGAAGCATACACGATTAGTAGCGGAACCAAAGGCCTATAG
- a CDS encoding P-II family nitrogen regulator, which translates to MKEIMAIIRMNKVAHTKKALVDAGFNGLTAMRAVGRGKMIKSLSELEKLDAAQEEIREKFMETILSGGRLVPKRLLFLTVADEELEKAIKVIIECNSEGNRGDGKIFVLPLDDVIRIRTGETGEEAV; encoded by the coding sequence ATGAAGGAAATTATGGCGATTATCCGCATGAATAAAGTCGCTCATACGAAAAAAGCACTAGTAGATGCTGGATTCAATGGCTTAACCGCTATGAGAGCTGTAGGACGCGGAAAAATGATCAAAAGCTTATCCGAATTGGAAAAGTTAGACGCCGCACAAGAGGAAATTCGTGAGAAATTTATGGAAACGATCCTCTCAGGGGGAAGATTAGTTCCGAAACGATTATTATTTCTTACTGTTGCAGATGAAGAACTAGAGAAAGCTATAAAAGTAATCATTGAATGTAATTCTGAAGGGAATCGTGGGGATGGTAAAATCTTCGTTCTTCCATTAGATGATGTTATCAGAATAAGAACTGGTGAAACAGGTGAAGAAGCTGTCTAA
- the nifD gene encoding nitrogenase molybdenum-iron protein alpha chain gives METRKKELEKFLDAYPAKTKKNRRSHIVVRDSSLEEQQIIEANTRTIPGVITNRGCAYAGCKGVVLGPIKDMAHIVHGPIGCSYYAWGTRRNKAKTKDGEVNLINYAFSSDMQESDVVFGGDKKLAAMVDEIVETFKPKAVTISATCPVGLIGDDIGAVAKAAEAKHGIPVMSFSCEGYKGVSQSAGHHIANNVLMQRVIGSGEIEEAEGKYAINILGEYNIGGDSWEIERVLKDIGYHVVSVMTGDGSYETLKNAHTAELNLVQCHRSINYIAEMLEEKYGTPWLKVNFIGVQSTIESLRNMATYFGDPALTQKTEEVIARELAAVESKLEQFKKICDGKTAFCFVGGSRGHHYQGLFKEIGIDTVLAGYEFAHRDDYEGREVIPDIKLDADSKNIEEIKVSKDEKRYKIRILKERLDQIKDKIPLSYYGGMIKDMPDGSIMVDDLNHYETEEFIKILKPDILASGIKDKYVIQKMGIPSKQLHSYDYSGPYAGFRGALKFAEDITMGFTSPTWNYITPPWKQKPILDGTVTEGGK, from the coding sequence ATAGAGACGCGCAAAAAAGAACTTGAAAAGTTCTTAGATGCGTATCCAGCAAAGACAAAAAAGAACCGTAGGTCACACATTGTTGTTCGTGATTCCTCGTTAGAAGAGCAGCAAATAATTGAAGCCAACACGAGAACTATTCCTGGGGTAATCACCAATCGTGGTTGTGCTTATGCAGGTTGTAAAGGGGTAGTATTAGGTCCAATTAAGGATATGGCGCATATTGTCCATGGACCCATCGGATGTAGTTACTACGCTTGGGGTACTCGTAGAAATAAAGCAAAGACGAAAGATGGAGAAGTGAACCTAATTAACTATGCATTCTCCAGTGACATGCAAGAAAGCGACGTAGTATTCGGGGGCGACAAGAAGTTAGCAGCGATGGTTGACGAAATTGTGGAGACTTTTAAGCCTAAAGCTGTAACGATTTCTGCAACTTGTCCTGTAGGTCTGATTGGAGACGATATTGGGGCAGTTGCGAAGGCGGCGGAAGCGAAACATGGAATTCCAGTTATGTCATTTAGCTGTGAAGGATATAAAGGGGTTAGCCAATCGGCAGGTCACCATATTGCGAATAACGTACTAATGCAAAGAGTTATAGGTTCAGGTGAAATTGAGGAAGCAGAAGGAAAGTACGCAATTAACATCCTTGGTGAGTACAACATAGGTGGGGATAGCTGGGAAATTGAAAGAGTACTGAAGGATATCGGGTATCATGTCGTTTCTGTAATGACTGGTGATGGATCCTATGAAACTCTTAAAAACGCCCATACTGCTGAATTGAATCTTGTACAATGTCACCGCTCGATTAACTATATTGCAGAAATGCTAGAAGAGAAATATGGAACTCCATGGTTAAAGGTGAATTTCATAGGTGTTCAAAGCACGATTGAATCACTACGTAACATGGCAACATATTTTGGCGACCCAGCGTTAACGCAAAAGACAGAAGAAGTAATCGCACGTGAATTAGCGGCTGTTGAATCAAAGCTAGAGCAATTCAAGAAAATCTGTGATGGTAAAACGGCTTTCTGCTTCGTAGGGGGATCTCGCGGTCACCATTACCAAGGACTATTCAAGGAAATTGGCATAGATACAGTATTAGCTGGCTATGAGTTTGCACATCGTGATGATTATGAAGGTCGTGAAGTAATCCCAGACATTAAGTTAGACGCGGACAGTAAGAACATCGAAGAAATTAAAGTTTCTAAGGATGAAAAGCGTTACAAGATAAGGATTTTGAAAGAAAGATTGGATCAAATCAAAGATAAAATTCCTTTAAGCTACTATGGCGGTATGATTAAGGATATGCCAGACGGCAGTATCATGGTAGATGATTTAAATCACTATGAAACAGAGGAATTTATCAAAATTCTAAAACCTGATATCTTGGCTTCCGGAATCAAGGACAAATACGTAATCCAAAAGATGGGTATCCCTTCGAAACAATTACACTCTTACGACTACAGTGGACCATATGCAGGCTTTAGAGGGGCATTGAAATTTGCTGAAGACATTACAATGGGCTTTACTTCACCGACGTGGAATTATATTACTCCTCCTTGGAAACAAAAACCGATCCTCGACGGAACTGTCACAGAAGGAGGTAAATAA
- the nifK gene encoding nitrogenase molybdenum-iron protein subunit beta, with protein MLDATTKEMKPRLSGGVINPAKTCQPIGAMYAALGIHKCLPHSHGSQGCCSYHRMHLTRHFRDPVMASTSSFTEGASVFGGGANLKTAIKNVFTIYNPDIMAVHTTCLSETIGDDIPTIIKQSEVPDGKLVIHASTPSYVGSHITGFSNMVKGAVTYLAEATMEEKKEQVNIIPGFVNPGDMREIKRMAKVMGVKNIVLPDTSGVLDSPMTGEFDMFPKGGTKIAEIVDTGNSKMSIALGSFASSDAAYALERKCKVKPAVLKTPIGIKATDEFLMTLSSNFGKEVAKELEEERGQLVDIMTDTHFHFHGKKVAVFGDPDIVIGLTEYLLSLGMIPVHVLTGTPGSKFETEIKEMLARAGIEGSNVKAAGDLYTFHQWIKNQPADLMIGNTYGKYIARAEDIPFVRVGFPILDRSVHSYMPIVGYKGAMRLLEMISNALLDRKDRDSADEDFELVM; from the coding sequence ATGTTAGATGCTACTACAAAAGAAATGAAACCCCGTTTAAGTGGCGGTGTAATCAATCCAGCGAAGACTTGTCAGCCGATTGGCGCAATGTATGCAGCATTAGGAATTCATAAGTGTTTACCTCACAGCCATGGTTCTCAAGGTTGCTGTTCTTATCACAGAATGCACTTAACTAGACATTTCCGTGATCCAGTCATGGCTTCCACTAGTTCCTTTACTGAAGGTGCCTCTGTATTTGGTGGTGGAGCGAATTTAAAGACTGCCATCAAAAATGTATTTACAATATACAATCCAGATATTATGGCTGTGCATACAACGTGCTTAAGTGAAACAATCGGTGATGACATTCCTACTATCATCAAGCAATCAGAAGTACCTGATGGGAAACTTGTGATTCATGCAAGTACGCCAAGTTATGTGGGATCTCATATCACGGGATTTTCAAATATGGTAAAGGGTGCGGTTACGTACCTTGCAGAAGCAACAATGGAAGAAAAGAAAGAGCAAGTAAATATCATTCCAGGTTTCGTGAACCCTGGCGATATGAGAGAAATCAAACGCATGGCAAAAGTAATGGGTGTGAAAAACATTGTATTGCCAGATACATCTGGGGTGCTTGATTCTCCAATGACAGGTGAATTCGATATGTTTCCTAAGGGCGGCACGAAGATTGCTGAAATCGTAGATACAGGAAATTCGAAGATGTCAATTGCACTAGGTAGCTTTGCATCTAGTGACGCAGCTTATGCATTAGAAAGAAAGTGCAAAGTAAAGCCAGCTGTATTAAAAACACCAATTGGCATTAAAGCGACAGATGAGTTTTTAATGACATTAAGTAGTAATTTCGGAAAAGAAGTAGCTAAGGAATTAGAAGAAGAACGCGGTCAATTAGTTGATATTATGACGGATACACATTTCCACTTCCACGGTAAGAAGGTAGCAGTATTTGGTGACCCGGATATCGTAATTGGTCTTACGGAATACTTGTTAAGCTTAGGGATGATTCCAGTTCATGTATTGACGGGGACCCCAGGCTCTAAGTTTGAAACAGAAATTAAAGAAATGCTTGCAAGAGCTGGTATTGAAGGCTCTAATGTGAAGGCTGCTGGGGATTTGTATACATTCCATCAATGGATTAAGAATCAGCCAGCTGATTTAATGATTGGCAATACTTACGGCAAATATATTGCCAGAGCAGAAGATATACCGTTCGTAAGAGTCGGTTTCCCAATTCTTGATCGCAGTGTGCATTCGTATATGCCAATCGTCGGATATAAGGGAGCGATGCGATTACTAGAAATGATTAGTAATGCATTGCTTGATCGTAAAGATCGTGATTCCGCAGATGAAGACTTTGAGTTAGTCATGTAA